A single window of Butyricicoccus intestinisimiae DNA harbors:
- the csm2 gene encoding type III-A CRISPR-associated protein Csm2: MRENNRYQQNRYGENRSRNFNDRRDTKPKETKEIEKIKALPVPEDYVDAADAVMQQLSQSNAKGGKLTTSKLRNILTLVSDIYNTENRRRDDSISSESAAKLQMLRIRVLYEAGREQSVKKFVETSKLLAYIKGIDKNRENMLRFCHYMEALVAYHRFYGGDPD; this comes from the coding sequence GTGCGTGAAAACAACAGATATCAGCAAAATCGATATGGTGAAAATCGAAGCCGCAATTTTAACGACCGCAGAGATACAAAGCCAAAGGAAACTAAAGAAATTGAGAAAATTAAGGCGCTGCCTGTTCCGGAAGACTATGTCGATGCGGCGGATGCAGTGATGCAACAGCTAAGCCAATCAAACGCGAAAGGCGGAAAGCTGACAACCAGCAAACTACGCAATATTCTGACACTCGTCAGCGACATTTACAATACAGAAAACCGCAGGAGAGATGATTCCATTTCGAGCGAAAGTGCTGCAAAATTACAAATGCTGCGCATCCGTGTTCTCTATGAAGCAGGCCGCGAACAAAGCGTGAAAAAATTCGTAGAAACCAGCAAATTGTTAGCATACATCAAGGGAATCGACAAGAATCGCGAAAACATGCTTCGTTTTTGTCATTATATGGAAGCACTTGTTGCCTATCATCGTTTTTATGGCGGCGATCCGGATTAA
- the csm3 gene encoding type III-A CRISPR-associated RAMP protein Csm3 has product MYGKVIIDCTLLVRTGMHIGGSSVFSAIGAVDSPVVSNPSDGNPIVPGSSLKGKLRTLLARSYAKNIHNMPDFNDDDAVIIRLFGASKSADGKPVTARLQFADAFVCNKDEMKSIGLTEVKFENTINRENCTANPRQIERVVPGVRFAVRIVYDVTADTEAEVLEDMQVLAKGFKLLQMDYLGGHGTRGSGRVSFENFKMKDFESGLDLKKLCAVFKDVENYEVLSV; this is encoded by the coding sequence ATGTACGGAAAAGTAATTATTGATTGTACGCTTTTGGTTCGCACCGGCATGCATATTGGCGGAAGCTCTGTCTTTTCTGCCATCGGTGCTGTGGATAGCCCAGTTGTTTCCAATCCCAGCGACGGAAATCCAATCGTTCCGGGCAGCAGCTTAAAGGGTAAACTGCGCACGCTTCTCGCCCGCAGTTATGCGAAGAATATTCACAATATGCCGGATTTCAACGATGATGATGCGGTCATTATTCGCCTATTCGGCGCGAGCAAATCTGCAGACGGCAAGCCGGTAACTGCTCGCCTCCAGTTCGCAGATGCTTTTGTCTGCAACAAAGATGAAATGAAATCGATTGGATTGACCGAAGTAAAGTTTGAAAACACCATCAATCGAGAAAATTGCACCGCCAATCCTCGACAGATTGAACGTGTTGTTCCCGGTGTTCGTTTTGCCGTGCGCATTGTTTACGATGTGACTGCGGATACCGAAGCAGAAGTATTGGAGGACATGCAGGTTCTCGCAAAGGGCTTTAAGCTTCTGCAAATGGATTATCTCGGTGGTCACGGCACGCGCGGAAGCGGTCGTGTCTCCTTTGAGAACTTCAAAATGAAGGACTTTGAGTCTGGTTTGGATCTGAAAAAGCTGTGTGCAGTCTTTAAGGATGTGGAGAACTATGAAGTATTGTCTGTTTAA
- the csm5 gene encoding type III-A CRISPR-associated RAMP protein Csm5 encodes MKQLGHLQEYTLTLTTKAPVFVGSGVVYGKMDYIFDAARQTVSFIDQTRFFQLLIDRDLIDKYESFILNKRPSDTIQYFLKNICKLDAKTINSLIVNRVSAADALDENHSLKEIQAFIRRADGRAYIPGSSLKGCLRTVLLTNMLLRDSNKAEPINIKQLESKYLHTLQITNKQSDMVNSIMRGISISDSEPIDEKSMILASKIDSLPDGFENRINVVRQCVAPETKITFRLTLDQNILSRANILTELREAIRAFDAFYIQEYNSYFAIKKEFEDLFRDDFIVLGGGSGFFAKNLIYPLYAPNHAKAVKTVSQSMQQKHKHEKDIGYGISPRTFKITEFDRFAYPIGLCQVTIQ; translated from the coding sequence ATGAAGCAACTGGGACATTTGCAGGAATACACACTTACACTGACTACAAAAGCACCCGTATTCGTTGGTTCTGGCGTCGTATACGGAAAAATGGACTATATTTTTGACGCAGCCAGACAAACAGTGTCTTTTATCGATCAGACACGATTCTTTCAGTTGCTGATTGACCGCGATCTGATTGATAAGTACGAGTCTTTTATTCTAAACAAGCGTCCATCGGATACGATTCAGTATTTTCTAAAAAACATCTGCAAATTAGATGCCAAAACAATTAACAGCTTGATTGTCAACCGTGTTTCCGCCGCAGATGCATTAGATGAAAACCATTCCTTAAAGGAAATACAAGCCTTTATTCGCCGGGCCGATGGCCGTGCATATATCCCAGGCAGTTCATTAAAAGGCTGCCTGCGCACGGTTTTGCTCACAAATATGCTGCTGCGCGATTCAAACAAAGCAGAGCCTATAAACATAAAACAACTGGAGAGTAAATATCTGCACACCTTGCAGATTACAAACAAACAGTCCGACATGGTAAACAGTATCATGCGCGGCATTTCTATCTCTGACAGCGAGCCTATCGATGAAAAAAGTATGATTTTAGCTTCTAAAATCGATTCTCTTCCCGATGGTTTTGAAAATAGAATTAACGTTGTTCGGCAATGTGTTGCTCCGGAAACCAAAATAACGTTTCGTCTGACGTTGGATCAAAACATTCTCTCCCGCGCAAACATCTTGACGGAATTACGCGAAGCGATCCGAGCTTTTGACGCATTTTATATCCAAGAGTACAATTCTTATTTTGCTATAAAAAAAGAATTTGAAGATTTATTCCGCGATGATTTTATTGTTTTGGGCGGCGGCAGCGGATTTTTTGCCAAAAATCTTATTTATCCACTCTACGCTCCAAATCATGCAAAAGCGGTGAAAACTGTTTCCCAAAGTATGCAGCAGAAGCATAAACACGAAAAGGATATAGGATACGGCATTTCCCCGCGCACGTTCAAGATAACAGAATTCGACAGGTTCGCATACCCTATTGGGCTCTGTCAGGTGACAATCCAATGA
- the csm4 gene encoding type III-A CRISPR-associated RAMP protein Csm4 gives MWRTMKYCLFKLGFTSPVHFGSGAMAHSLDTGEMTCHADTLFSALCHTASVLGGNSKVEWLVRLVQQDALRFSDCMPYQDETLYLPRPCWQPMKQLDCDRKILKKAEWISVDEMESCLSALRGEGTYNWANAGNKSKFGTTVEMTKAAVPDREDAVPYTVGLFQFFENCGLYFILQYEQEDDAAQIEQLVQALGYSGIGGKISAGYGKFEVADTAYFSCAEDTYDEATAWLYQHFNCANSKHWMLLSASLPADAELESVIPSACFQVVRRGGFTHPRGKNAELLKKQTQYFLSSGSIITQPFSGDLFDVGFSPDHPIYRYSKPILLGVNL, from the coding sequence ATGTGGAGAACTATGAAGTATTGTCTGTTTAAATTGGGTTTCACCTCTCCTGTCCATTTTGGAAGCGGCGCCATGGCACATAGTCTGGATACCGGCGAAATGACTTGCCATGCGGATACGCTGTTTTCTGCTTTATGCCACACTGCTTCTGTGCTCGGCGGCAACTCCAAGGTAGAATGGCTCGTCCGCCTTGTACAGCAGGATGCACTCCGATTTTCCGACTGCATGCCATATCAAGATGAAACACTCTATCTTCCCCGCCCTTGCTGGCAGCCTATGAAACAATTGGATTGTGACAGAAAAATTCTCAAAAAGGCAGAATGGATTTCTGTCGATGAAATGGAATCGTGTCTGTCTGCCCTGCGCGGTGAGGGAACATATAATTGGGCAAATGCCGGAAATAAATCAAAATTCGGCACGACCGTGGAAATGACAAAAGCTGCTGTTCCCGACCGCGAAGATGCTGTGCCATATACCGTTGGCTTGTTTCAGTTTTTTGAAAACTGCGGATTGTATTTTATTTTGCAATACGAACAAGAGGACGATGCTGCACAGATAGAGCAACTGGTGCAGGCACTCGGATACTCTGGCATCGGCGGAAAAATCAGTGCCGGATATGGAAAATTTGAAGTGGCAGACACTGCATACTTTTCTTGTGCAGAAGATACATATGATGAAGCAACCGCTTGGTTATACCAACACTTCAATTGCGCAAACAGCAAGCATTGGATGCTGCTCTCTGCCTCTCTTCCGGCCGATGCAGAGTTGGAGTCAGTCATTCCTTCTGCCTGCTTTCAGGTAGTCCGCCGCGGCGGTTTTACGCATCCCCGCGGAAAAAATGCAGAATTATTGAAAAAACAAACACAATACTTTTTGTCCAGCGGGTCTATCATCACGCAGCCTTTTTCCGGCGATTTATTTGACGTCGGATTCAGTCCAGATCATCCGATCTATCGGTATTCCAAACCGATCTTACTGGGGGTAAATCTATGA
- the cas10 gene encoding type III-A CRISPR-associated protein Cas10/Csm1 → MEQHNQTLYAVYGALVHDLGKILYRAGESGSHSESGYKKLKAVWNQPDILDCIRYHHADALKSASLSKQSPAYVVYIADNIASATDRREKENVEEGGQPFKKHLPLSSIFNLMHENPKDFEIPLEPLSNNYARPIPSGEYALTQQDYQNVANCLLQALRGIPPEPQWMNTTLSVLETWTSSIPSSTNTREYADVSLYDHQKITAATAACISEYLLEHAVSDYQQVLVKQGKKFWDEKAFLLYSADVSGIQNFIYTVSTDNALRSMRSRSFFLEFLMEHYIDEVLDGCGLSRANLLYSGGGHCYMLLPNTQKTKLCLAQQSAHINRWLREQFGIRLFLADGMTPCSANELTNQPQKDAPYKEIFRRVSQQISYCKMHRYSAAELMELNRGTVRKDGRECKICGAVEQLNGEKCHWCNLFEQISRDIQDKRKTVFVVSETPYTQLHIELPHGDSCAYLSILETDDAQQLLQQTDDVLRVYTKNAQSLLSVGAHYASQLFVGEYHDSNRINELAEKSTGISRIAVCRMDVDDLGKAFISGFERPHAAAAEDQYKYVTISRTASFSRQMSRFFKYYINSILARVTKDALAVTIVYSGGDDVFLVGAWDHILEAAMRIQEDFQTYTCHTLHLSAGILLKNAKYPIRRSASEAAELEAFAKSHDGKNAVTIFEASAQQTYPWQIFQDKVINEKKNLLERFFANQEDAERGKAFLYRLLDLLRNSEQRINLARFAYLLARLEPKKNNPSYAMYAEFSKQMYQWYRNPTDRQQLITAIYIYVYQTRMKGDTDRA, encoded by the coding sequence ATGGAGCAACACAATCAAACGCTATATGCCGTCTACGGTGCATTGGTACACGATTTGGGAAAAATCCTGTACCGCGCCGGCGAAAGCGGTTCGCACAGCGAGAGCGGTTATAAAAAGCTGAAAGCTGTCTGGAACCAGCCGGATATTCTCGACTGCATTCGGTATCATCACGCAGATGCTTTGAAATCTGCTAGTTTGTCCAAGCAGTCTCCGGCATACGTCGTCTATATTGCGGACAATATCGCTTCCGCCACGGATCGGCGGGAAAAAGAAAACGTAGAGGAAGGCGGTCAGCCGTTCAAAAAACATCTTCCGCTGTCCTCTATTTTTAATCTCATGCATGAAAATCCGAAGGATTTTGAAATTCCTCTGGAACCACTGTCCAACAACTATGCTCGTCCGATTCCGTCCGGCGAATATGCGTTGACCCAGCAGGATTATCAAAATGTTGCGAACTGCCTGCTGCAGGCATTGCGCGGCATCCCGCCGGAGCCGCAGTGGATGAACACAACGCTCTCGGTTTTAGAGACATGGACAAGCAGCATTCCTTCCAGCACCAACACGAGAGAATATGCCGATGTCTCCCTCTACGATCACCAAAAGATTACCGCTGCCACTGCCGCGTGTATCAGCGAATACTTGCTGGAACATGCCGTTTCTGACTATCAGCAGGTACTGGTCAAGCAAGGTAAAAAATTCTGGGATGAAAAGGCATTTCTTTTGTACTCTGCTGATGTGTCCGGCATTCAAAACTTTATTTATACAGTATCTACAGACAATGCCCTTCGCTCGATGCGCAGCCGCTCTTTTTTCTTAGAGTTTCTCATGGAGCACTATATTGATGAAGTTCTGGACGGCTGCGGACTTTCCCGCGCCAATCTGCTGTACAGCGGCGGCGGACACTGTTATATGCTGCTGCCAAACACGCAAAAAACAAAACTGTGCTTGGCACAGCAGAGCGCACACATCAATCGCTGGCTGCGGGAACAATTCGGTATCCGGTTATTCCTCGCCGATGGCATGACACCGTGCTCTGCCAATGAATTGACCAATCAGCCGCAAAAAGATGCGCCATATAAAGAGATTTTCCGCCGCGTTTCCCAGCAAATTTCGTACTGCAAAATGCATCGCTATTCCGCCGCAGAATTGATGGAGCTCAACCGCGGCACGGTCAGAAAAGATGGGCGCGAATGCAAAATTTGCGGTGCTGTGGAGCAATTAAACGGTGAAAAATGCCATTGGTGCAATCTGTTCGAGCAGATATCCCGTGACATCCAAGACAAAAGAAAAACGGTCTTTGTCGTTTCGGAGACACCGTATACCCAATTGCATATCGAATTGCCGCATGGAGATTCCTGCGCCTATCTCTCTATTTTGGAGACAGACGATGCACAGCAGCTGCTACAGCAGACGGATGATGTTCTCCGCGTCTATACAAAAAATGCGCAATCGCTTCTATCTGTCGGGGCACACTATGCAAGCCAACTGTTTGTGGGCGAATATCACGATTCCAATCGCATCAATGAGCTTGCTGAAAAAAGCACCGGCATCTCCCGCATTGCCGTTTGCCGCATGGATGTCGATGATTTGGGCAAGGCGTTTATCTCTGGATTTGAAAGACCGCATGCCGCTGCCGCAGAAGATCAGTACAAATATGTGACAATTTCCAGAACCGCTTCGTTCTCGCGTCAGATGTCACGGTTTTTCAAGTACTACATCAATTCTATTCTTGCACGCGTGACAAAGGACGCACTGGCTGTTACCATCGTGTATTCCGGCGGAGATGATGTTTTTCTCGTCGGCGCTTGGGATCATATTCTGGAAGCTGCCATGCGAATTCAGGAAGATTTTCAGACGTATACATGCCATACGCTGCACCTTTCCGCCGGTATTCTGCTCAAAAACGCGAAATATCCGATTCGCCGTTCCGCATCGGAAGCCGCAGAACTGGAGGCCTTTGCAAAAAGTCACGATGGAAAAAATGCTGTCACGATATTCGAAGCATCTGCACAGCAGACATATCCTTGGCAAATCTTTCAGGATAAAGTCATCAACGAAAAGAAAAATCTGCTGGAACGCTTCTTTGCAAATCAAGAAGACGCGGAACGCGGAAAAGCCTTTTTATATCGCTTACTGGATCTTTTGCGGAACAGCGAGCAGCGCATCAACTTGGCGCGATTTGCATATCTTCTCGCCCGCTTGGAGCCGAAGAAAAACAATCCGTCCTACGCCATGTATGCCGAATTTTCCAAACAGATGTATCAATGGTACCGCAATCCAACAGACCGCCAGCAGTTGATTACAGCTATTTATATCTATGTGTATCAGACAAGAATGAAGGGGGATACCGATCGTGCGTGA
- the csm6 gene encoding type III-A CRISPR-associated CARF protein Csm6, producing the protein MKRILFSCVGSTDPVRGLRDGSMLHIMRHYRPDKVVLYLSAEIREKDAKDHRFQRAFDDFEQRVPDYRPEIVRIESDIRDVSDFDCFYDEFGKYIRELQTAEPDAEILLNLSSGSVQMKMTLALLSADLRFRTRGIQVKTPEKAASKAQRTTDKGYDLEAEIELNEDFETDAPNRCEEPRLFMVQRETEKNQIRALLDAYNYEAISMMKPLLPSESMTLIHFLQMRAEYRYAEAEETAKLLGRTLPFKLYPIGKDLHASKRIRKEYREVSEYLLCLKLLQKNGKLTDLVIRLNPLILRLQKAYLKSCCDFDCEEIIDHSNGHEYICPQKICAYSAELAQHLSDAERRDINLSFCMRLIAYFGKNETEEGKLFHKLSKLNQKHRNTSAHTLNNITEEDIKESMGISSKILIEKLEKLLKTIYGDLCAPKLFDIYDTCNAYIYQMI; encoded by the coding sequence ATGAAACGTATTTTATTTAGCTGTGTTGGTTCGACCGATCCGGTGCGCGGTTTACGTGACGGCAGTATGCTGCACATTATGCGGCACTATCGACCGGACAAAGTTGTATTATATCTGTCTGCAGAAATTCGGGAAAAGGATGCAAAAGACCATCGGTTTCAGCGGGCATTTGACGATTTCGAACAGCGTGTGCCGGATTATCGGCCGGAAATCGTCCGCATAGAAAGCGATATACGTGATGTGTCGGATTTTGACTGTTTTTATGATGAATTTGGCAAATATATCCGTGAATTGCAAACAGCAGAACCGGATGCGGAAATCTTGTTAAATCTTAGCTCTGGCTCAGTCCAGATGAAAATGACGCTGGCGCTGCTGTCAGCAGATCTACGTTTTCGCACCAGAGGCATTCAGGTGAAAACACCAGAAAAAGCTGCCAGCAAGGCACAGCGCACAACCGATAAGGGATATGATTTAGAAGCAGAAATTGAATTGAATGAAGACTTTGAAACAGATGCACCCAATCGCTGTGAAGAACCACGACTGTTTATGGTTCAGCGAGAAACAGAAAAGAATCAAATACGTGCTTTGCTGGATGCCTATAATTATGAAGCAATTTCGATGATGAAACCACTGCTTCCGTCAGAGAGTATGACGTTGATACACTTCTTGCAGATGCGCGCGGAATATCGCTACGCAGAAGCAGAAGAAACAGCGAAACTTTTGGGACGGACACTTCCATTCAAACTATATCCAATCGGAAAAGATTTACACGCGTCCAAGCGAATCCGCAAAGAATATCGGGAAGTTTCAGAATATCTCTTATGCCTGAAGCTGCTGCAAAAAAATGGAAAATTGACGGATTTGGTTATTCGGTTAAATCCATTGATTCTTCGTCTGCAAAAAGCATATCTGAAATCTTGCTGTGATTTTGACTGTGAAGAAATTATTGACCACTCCAACGGCCATGAATATATCTGTCCCCAAAAAATATGTGCGTATTCCGCTGAGTTGGCGCAGCATTTGTCTGATGCTGAAAGACGGGATATCAATTTAAGCTTCTGTATGAGACTAATTGCATATTTCGGAAAAAATGAAACGGAAGAAGGAAAATTGTTCCACAAATTGAGTAAACTCAATCAAAAACATAGAAATACGTCCGCACACACGCTGAACAATATCACGGAAGAAGATATTAAAGAATCCATGGGCATCAGCAGTAAGATTTTAATTGAAAAACTGGAAAAACTGCTCAAGACGATTTATGGTGATCTGTGTGCGCCAAAGCTGTTTGATATCTATGATACCTGCAATGCGTATATCTATCAGATGATCTGA
- a CDS encoding homocysteine S-methyltransferase family protein, translating into MELQFPLILDGATGTQLQKRGYTNEQCAEQWVLEHPEAIQDIQKNYVAAGSNIVYASTFGANRIKLEGNGIRNQTAAYNTRLVGLSREAVGDNAMVAGDIAPTGKFLYPIGDLSFEDLLDVYTEQAQALEQAGVDLFVIETTMTIPEARAALLAVKSVSEKPVFVTFTCDENGKTLTGTDVVAALVIMQSMGADAVGLNCSVGPDKMLLQLERMAQYAQVPLIAKPNAGIPEMVDGKAVYTCTPEEFAALVPEMAAAGVGVYGGCCGSEPAHIAALAQAVKQAEIKKPASKHMDELVAATEREVFVLPADVDCGDVFPCDEDVMDAIEEAEDSEDAVLSIRIEEADELENFAEGQYAIVKPLCLHCEDAVLLEQALRLYQGRALYTGSLSKDELQPLCEKYGLLVR; encoded by the coding sequence ATGGAATTACAGTTTCCGTTGATTTTAGACGGCGCGACCGGCACACAGCTGCAAAAGCGCGGATATACCAACGAGCAGTGCGCAGAGCAATGGGTGCTGGAACATCCGGAGGCCATTCAGGATATTCAGAAAAACTATGTTGCTGCGGGAAGCAATATCGTGTACGCGAGCACATTTGGTGCCAATCGCATCAAGCTGGAGGGCAATGGCATTCGAAACCAGACAGCTGCGTATAATACACGCTTGGTCGGTCTGTCTCGAGAGGCGGTTGGAGACAACGCGATGGTTGCCGGTGATATTGCGCCGACGGGTAAATTTTTGTATCCGATTGGCGATTTGAGCTTTGAGGATTTGCTGGATGTGTATACCGAGCAGGCACAGGCGCTGGAACAGGCGGGTGTTGACCTGTTTGTTATCGAAACGACTATGACGATTCCGGAGGCGCGCGCGGCATTGCTGGCAGTCAAGAGCGTCAGTGAAAAGCCGGTCTTTGTGACATTTACTTGTGACGAAAACGGTAAGACCTTAACGGGCACGGATGTTGTCGCGGCATTGGTTATCATGCAGAGCATGGGCGCGGATGCCGTTGGTCTCAATTGCTCGGTCGGTCCGGATAAAATGCTGCTGCAGCTGGAACGCATGGCACAGTACGCACAGGTTCCGCTCATTGCAAAGCCAAATGCCGGCATTCCGGAAATGGTTGACGGCAAGGCAGTATATACGTGTACACCGGAAGAATTTGCCGCTCTTGTACCGGAGATGGCGGCGGCCGGTGTCGGTGTGTATGGCGGCTGCTGCGGCTCAGAGCCGGCACATATTGCAGCGTTGGCACAGGCAGTTAAGCAGGCAGAAATCAAAAAGCCGGCATCCAAGCACATGGATGAATTGGTCGCTGCAACCGAACGCGAGGTCTTTGTTTTGCCGGCAGATGTTGACTGCGGAGACGTGTTCCCGTGTGATGAAGATGTTATGGATGCCATCGAAGAAGCAGAGGACAGCGAAGATGCTGTTTTGTCCATTCGCATCGAAGAAGCAGACGAATTGGAAAATTTTGCAGAGGGACAGTATGCGATTGTCAAGCCGCTGTGCCTGCACTGTGAGGATGCAGTGCTGTTGGAACAGGCACTGCGCTTGTATCAGGGCCGCGCACTGTATACTGGCAGCCTGTCCAAGGACGAATTACAGCCGCTGTGTGAGAAATACGGCTTGCTCGTTCGATAA
- the cas6 gene encoding CRISPR system precrRNA processing endoribonuclease RAMP protein Cas6, with protein MIQNFQYLIQTPDGTSIPSFWAYRLYAALLEQLPVEFADAVHEQGFSAISQYIRFDHEKHQSIWVVSLLTDDAISYCAPILTNITHLSLHESTIIIKKIQQSDVLTADTIITQAEQLSSSQAVRIVFHNAASFKSNGIYQIFPTVPLILQNLLQRWNEFFPEMLLEDDDAIQMLTNNLRIRSYRLKSSTYRLKQSSIPGFCGEIIISSKLSPPMLELWKMLLIFSEYTGIGIKTALGMGGVSIFV; from the coding sequence ATGATACAAAATTTTCAATATCTTATACAGACGCCGGATGGAACGTCCATTCCGTCTTTTTGGGCTTATCGTTTATATGCTGCACTGTTAGAACAATTGCCCGTTGAGTTTGCAGACGCTGTTCATGAACAAGGATTTAGCGCAATTAGCCAATACATCCGTTTTGACCATGAGAAACATCAGAGCATATGGGTTGTTTCTCTATTAACAGACGATGCTATCAGCTATTGTGCACCGATCCTGACAAATATAACCCACTTGTCCTTGCATGAGTCGACGATAATAATAAAAAAAATCCAGCAAAGCGATGTCCTCACTGCGGATACTATAATCACACAGGCTGAGCAGTTGTCATCGTCTCAAGCGGTACGCATTGTTTTTCATAATGCAGCTTCATTTAAATCCAATGGAATATATCAGATTTTCCCAACAGTCCCGCTCATTCTCCAAAATTTATTGCAACGTTGGAACGAGTTTTTTCCTGAAATGTTATTAGAAGATGATGATGCCATCCAAATGCTGACAAATAATCTTCGTATTCGTTCGTACCGGTTGAAAAGCAGTACATATCGGTTAAAACAGAGTTCCATTCCCGGATTTTGCGGCGAAATAATCATCTCTTCCAAGCTTTCTCCTCCCATGCTAGAGCTCTGGAAAATGCTGCTTATTTTCTCAGAATACACCGGAATCGGCATCAAAACCGCACTCGGAATGGGAGGCGTTTCGATTTTCGTATAG